The following DNA comes from Naumovozyma dairenensis CBS 421 chromosome 4, complete genome.
CGTATAGTCAAATgattattgatgatattactGTTTACCTCTTTATTAAAGatgattatttaattctCTCATATAGGCATCGTTGATGCGACTACATTCCTCCATTGCTTCCGCGTCTAAGATAAAATATTGTACGTTGCATAAAATAACGTCATAAGTTAGTATAATGTATGCACCATGATTAAACTGAAGGATATGAGACTAGAGATTATACATACATTTCGCATCGAGACATGCTATTACttgttttttcaaagattgtCTCTGTGAATCAGACAATGTCTTGCTCGTGGTTGGCCTATCATCCTTCATTTTTGTTCAAGGACCGCAAATAAACAAAGGTTCTTACTTACCTCTATAGTGACTAGTAGTAGtggtagtagtagtagtagaTTGTGTGTAGTTCattattcatcatcaactcTTCATTATCCATTATTCATCATTCCTCCCATATAGTTAAACTGCAAGAAGACATGTCCTGTATATGTTTCTCTCTCTATTTCTCCCGCCACGTGACACAGACCTTTTATATAATAGATAGAAAATTctatttgaagaattagcATTATTAGATTCACAGCTTTTGCCACCCGTCGGTAGTACAACGATCGATTAAGAAGGAGGGGAAACAAGGCAAGATAGTAGACACATTGTCAATTGATATACTTGATTGACGAACAGGTAGACATACGTAATAAAAGACAAAAAATAGCAATGGTTCTCGAGGCAACGGTATTGATAGTAGATAATTCCGAATATTCTAGAAACGGAGATTATCCAAGGACAAGATTTGAAGCTCAAATTGACGCAGTAGAATTCATATTCCAAGCCAAGAGAAATAGTAATCCTGAAAATACGTTAGCTCTCTTGTCTTCAGCAGGCTCCAATCCCACCGTATTATCCACGTTCACTTCAGAATTCgggaaaatattatcagGTTTGCATGATACGTCTATCGGTGGATCCATTCAATTCACAACTGCAATTCAAATTGCTGCATTGACTTTGAAACACCGTCAGAATCAAATCCAACATCAAAGAATTGTAATGTTCGTTTGTAGCCCCATCACGGAGCCTAAGgatgaattaattaaattagccaagaaattaaagaaaaataagatCGCCATTGATATAATCAATTTTGGTGAAATTGATACcaataatgaattgttAATGGAATTTATTAGTGTGGCAAATAATGTTTCTGATGAAAGTAGTAATTTGGTCACTATTGCACCTTCCAattcaagattattataCGAGTCTATAGCGTCCTCTGCAGTCATATTGGAAAGTGGTGTTACGGGCAATGATTTAATGATGGGTGCTGGCGGCGCAGGTGGTATGGATGGTGGGTTCATGGATTTCGGTGTTGATCCCTCCATGGATCCAGAATTAGCTATGGCGTTACGTCTTTCCATGGAAGAGGAACAACAAAGACAAGAAAGAGTAAGACAACAGgagcaacaacaacaacagcagcagcagcagcagcagcagcaacagcaaGAACAGCAATCCTCCGAAGATCAACCTTCAAACCAAGAAGAACAAccaaaataaaacaattaaCTAGataagtaaataaataaaattaatgaCATCATATCATATCGTATCGTACTATATTATACTATGTTACCTTATTGCTACAAACCTTTATGCTATAAGTTTGGCTAAGTTCAGTTTCTTGAATTGATCGAAAACTCGCATTCGACCCTATCTAGCATTCTTGATACCGCCTTAAGCTTTAATTCTCCTCCCAAATATGGCATCATCtggaaattatttatttatttatttatgtTAAATGGGTTTATTATTGGCTCGATATTaattgtatatataattaaatttatacAAGTACTCGCAAATATACATGCAAAATTATATCAACGTCACTAAATAGTTTAAAGTCTTTGAGCAGCTTTAATAACATCACCTAAGACACCAGCAGCAGTGACATCAGCACCGGCACCAGCACCTTGAATAACGACAGGGTTATGATAACGTTTAGTCTTAATAGAGATAACATTATCAGATCCCTTCAAAGCAGCAAATGGATGAGAAgcatcatatttttcaataccaACAGAAACAGTGTTGGTCTTGACGTCCACTTTCCCAATAAATCTTAAAACTTTACCTTCTTTAgctgcttcttctttcaatttactcaattcatcatcatattgagacaatttttccaaaaattcaTCAGCGGTTTCAATTGATTCTAAAGCCTTTGGAATTAAAGATTGTACAGGGAAACTAGTTGGATTTTCCACTTCTAATCCTGAAATTCTAGCAACGATGGTAACCTTTCTAGCCACATCCAACCCATTCAAATCGTCTCTTGGATCAGGTTCAGTATATCCTAACTTCTTAGCAACTTTAACTACATCAGAGAATTTAACATCATTTGGTGCAATGGTAGAgaattcattgaagatGTAAGATAAAGTACCGGAGAAAATCCCTTCAATCTTTTCCACTTCATCACCAGTGGCAATGATTTCCCTTAGGAAGCTGATAATTGGTAAACCAGCACCGACTGTTGCTTCATGGTAAACTAACCCGTCAGTTTCGTTACCTGCGAACAATTGGTTCcaagttttcaaatcagAAGAGAAGGCCTTCTTGTTTGGAGTAGCGATGGAGATCCCGTTTTCGACAATCTTTGGATAGAATGAGGCAATGTAGGCACTGGATGTGTTGTCAATTAAGATGACTGGTTTAGGAGATTTGGATAGGAATGTGATTAAATCTGGTAATGGCAAAGTTTTTTCCGTGGCGTTTTGTAAAGCGGTGGCCCAATCCCAGGTGTGGGAGGTTTGTAATGGTTCGTAATTGTGAGAgtataatgatttttctgCTTCTGCTAGGGCAATCAAGTTGTATTTGATGTTGGTGTTTAGGGCgattaattgatttaataatgagGAACCGACGACACCGGCACCGATGACTGCAACATTGACACTTTTAGAGGCTGGCATTTTGGGTTTTTACTGAATTGGGATGGTTGAACAGCTAGTTGATGGCAGCTTTTTGATAGCGAATTGAGTCTCGTCGAGAATGAAACACCGCAATGTAGATTGAGATGGTGAAATGAGTCTTTCTCTTATATATAGTGTACGTATTTCAACCTGCCGTAGttctcattttttttcacttttccCAGCACGTGCAATAATTTGGGGATCTTTAGGGTTTGGTTTTTTGGggtattttcaaattcagaTTGTTGGATGGGGCGATCGATAGATAGGAATTAACCCTCAGTTGAttgggaaaaaaaaataaggaaaGTGAGGGCGTTGCAAAATCCTAACATCTTCACCTCTTAATACTGGCGCAAATTTTTATCGCCACATTCTTAGCTCTTAGCAAAACGAATATATTTCTCAgtttgatatatatttcatcGTTCTGTAACTATCTTCCCCAGGATGGTTTCGTATAAAGTCTAGTAAAGGATTATTAAGTTAAGTAACTGTCAACTGTCAACTGTCAACTGTCCCACTCGGGTTATTGTGCTAATTAGCTGAACTATAATCAGGGCTTAATATTATACCCTGTGAGAACCCGGAAAAAGTGTCGGATATTTCCAGAATTTctcaaaaaataaaaaaattgtgGCGTTTTCCTTCTCGCTCCTCTCTTCTCATCCATCTCTTATATTCTGTGTACGTATATGTAAAAAGGTGTCAGACGACTGGAAGTGTCAAAGAACTGTCTCATCCGCATTGTATAAAGATAATGGTATAgatataagaaaatatgTGTCTGGTCTAAACGGTCAACTGCTCAATGGCTTCCTTCACAAAGGGGACCACTTGCTTCCTGGTTGCCTGGACATTCTGCTGATCAA
Coding sequences within:
- the HOM6 gene encoding homoserine dehydrogenase (similar to Saccharomyces cerevisiae HOM6 (YJR139C); ancestral locus Anc_4.374) → MPASKSVNVAVIGAGVVGSSLLNQLIALNTNIKYNLIALAEAEKSLYSHNYEPLQTSHTWDWATALQNATEKTLPLPDLITFLSKSPKPVILIDNTSSAYIASFYPKIVENGISIATPNKKAFSSDLKTWNQLFAGNETDGLVYHEATVGAGLPIISFLREIIATGDEVEKIEGIFSGTLSYIFNEFSTIAPNDVKFSDVVKVAKKLGYTEPDPRDDLNGLDVARKVTIVARISGLEVENPTSFPVQSLIPKALESIETADEFLEKLSQYDDELSKLKEEAAKEGKVLRFIGKVDVKTNTVSVGIEKYDASHPFAALKGSDNVISIKTKRYHNPVVIQGAGAGADVTAAGVLGDVIKAAQRL
- the RPN10 gene encoding proteasome regulatory particle base subunit RPN10 (similar to Saccharomyces cerevisiae RPN10 (YHR200W); ancestral locus Anc_4.372), whose product is MVLEATVLIVDNSEYSRNGDYPRTRFEAQIDAVEFIFQAKRNSNPENTLALLSSAGSNPTVLSTFTSEFGKILSGLHDTSIGGSIQFTTAIQIAALTLKHRQNQIQHQRIVMFVCSPITEPKDELIKLAKKLKKNKIAIDIINFGEIDTNNELLMEFISVANNVSDESSNLVTIAPSNSRLLYESIASSAVILESGVTGNDLMMGAGGAGGMDGGFMDFGVDPSMDPELAMALRLSMEEEQQRQERVRQQEQQQQQQQQQQQQQQQEQQSSEDQPSNQEEQPK